In Mobula hypostoma chromosome 12, sMobHyp1.1, whole genome shotgun sequence, one DNA window encodes the following:
- the LOC134354764 gene encoding P-selectin-like → MAKMVNQQTPQILRAGCRMQFVAIIILELLLLGEIHGWKYNYTIEDMSWKNARSFCQSKYTDMVAIQNAEEIEYLNNNIPKSNSYYWIGLRKINDVWTWVGTEKPLSKEAENWATGEPNNSGKTGNEDCVEMYIQRDIDSGKWNDIDCRRKKKPLCYTASCSKTSCSSNGECVETIGSYRCVCNDGFYGPECEHVVNCANLEEQEQVTMTCSDPLAPFGYNSTCNFSCAEGFQLRGSETLECGASGEWSAPTPHCEAVQCTKLEEQEQLIVTYSDPFAPFIYNSTCDFSCAEGFELQGSETLECGASGEWSAPTPHCEAVQCANLEGQEQLNMTCSGPFAPFGYNSTCNFSCAEGFELRGSETLECGAPGEWSAPTPHCEAVQCVNLEGQEQLNMTCSGPFAPFGYNSTCDFSCAEGFQLRGSETLECGASGEWSAPTPHCEAVKCDVLEIPENGNMSCSHPKGNLSYLSVCEFGCMKGFSLNGSVTLQCDSFGQWSAPIPVCEDSNPQPFPENYTPILVASAMASGFSALTMIIWLMRQLRKKAQRKKFSLLSNKTHKALGTYKVNEEV, encoded by the exons ATGGCAAAAATGGTAAACCAACAAACCCCACAAATTCTGAGAGCGGGATGTCGAATGCAGTTTGTCGCTATAATTATTCTTG AACTATTGCTTCTGGGTGAAATCCATGGCTGGAAGTACAATTACACTATTGAAGATATGTCTTGGAAAAATGCAAGATCCTTTTGTCAAAGCAAATATACTGATATGGTTGCAatccagaatgcagaagaaataGAGTATTTGAATAATAACATACCAAAATCAAACAGTTACTACTGGATTGGACTGAGGAAAATTAATGATGTTTGGACCTGGGTTGGCACTGAGAAGCCACTCAGTAAAGAAGCAGAGAACTGGGCTACTGGTGAGCCCAATAATAGTGGAAAAACTGGGAATGAAGATTGTGTAGAAATGTACATTCAGAGAGACATTGACTCAGGGAAGTGGAATGATATTGactgcagaagaaagaaaaaaccTTTGTGTTACACAG CCTCATGCAGTAAGACGTCATGCAGCAGCAATGGAGAGTGTGTAGAGACCATTGGAAGTTACCGTTGTGTCTGCAATGATGGATTCTACGGACCAGAGTGTGAACATG TTGTGAATTGTGCAAACCTGGAGGAGCAAGAACAAGTGACTATGACCTGCTCGGATCCACTTGCCCCATTCGGTTACAACTCAACGTGTAACTTCAGCTGTGCTGAGGGGTTTCAGCTCCGGGGGTCAGAAACACTGGAGTGTGGAGCATCTGGGGAGTGGTCAGCGCCAACCCCTCACTGTGAAG cagtacaatgtacaaAACTCGAGGAACAAGAACAGTTGATTGTGACCTACTCGGATCCGTTTGCACCCTTCATTTACAACTCAACGTGTGACTTCAGCTGTGCTGAGGGGTTTGAGCTCCAGGGGTCAGAAACACTGGAGTGTGGAGCATCTGGGGAGTGGTCAGCGCCAACCCCTCACTGTGAAG CTGTACAATGTGCAAACCTGGAAGGGCAAGAACAGCTGAATATGACCTGCTCGGGTCCATTTGCCCCATTCGGTTACAACTCAACGTGTAACTTCAGCTGTGCTGAGGGGTTTGAGCTCCGGGGGTCAGAAACACTGGAGTGTGGAGCACCTGGGGAGTGGTCAGCGCCAACCCCTCACTGTGAAG CTGTACAATGCGTAAACCTGGAGGGGCAAGAACAGCTGAATATGACCTGCTCGGGTCCATTTGCCCCATTCGGTTACAACTCAACGTGCGACTTCAGCTGTGCTGAGGGGTTTCAGCTCCGGGGGTCAGAAACACTGGAGTGTGGAGCATCTGGGGAGTGGTCAGCGCCAACCCCTCACTGTGAAG CTGTGAAATGTGACGTACTGGAGATTCCTGAAAATGGGAACATGAGTTGCTCCCACCCAAAAGGAAACTTAAGTTACCTCTCAGTTTGCGAGTTTGGTTGCATGAAGGGCTTCTCATTGAACGGATCAGTGACTCTGCAGTGTGATAGCTTTGGACAGTGGTCAGCACCAATTCCAGTCTGTGAAG ATTCCAATCCACAACCATTCCCTGAAAACTACACACCGATATTAGTAGCATCTGCCATGGCATCTGGCTTCTCTGCTTTGACAATGATCATCTGGCTAATGAGACAACTCAGGAAGAAGG